The Desulfohalovibrio reitneri genome contains a region encoding:
- a CDS encoding class I SAM-dependent methyltransferase: MDGGSSLRMWRTYFPKARVYGIDIHDKKSHDERRIKTFKGSQVDGDFLDRVIDEIGRPDIIIDDGSHINSHIIGSFEHLFPKMKEGGIYAVEDQQTSYWPEHYGGWSTT; the protein is encoded by the coding sequence ATGGACGGCGGCTCATCGCTTCGTATGTGGCGTACATACTTTCCCAAGGCTCGTGTCTACGGCATAGATATCCATGACAAAAAGAGTCATGACGAACGCAGAATCAAGACATTCAAGGGCTCGCAAGTGGATGGGGATTTCCTGGACCGGGTCATTGACGAAATCGGCCGTCCGGACATCATCATTGATGACGGCAGTCACATCAATTCACATATCATAGGATCGTTCGAGCACCTCTTTCCCAAAATGAAGGAAGGAGGAATCTACGCCGTTGAAGACCAGCAGACATCATATTGGCCGGAACACTACGGGGGCTGGTCGACGACATGA
- a CDS encoding MucR family transcriptional regulator, producing the protein MEDYLKEALEIVKAQASVRNMTEEEIISMVKTLSQGIQNIGEEGPSEEAQEPAVDPKKAIKEKSIVCLECGKAFKILTKKHLGTHDLTPEDYRAKWGYPKRSALVCKSLQRERRKKMKDMKLWERRRSKAEKSTSE; encoded by the coding sequence ATGGAAGACTATCTCAAAGAGGCGCTGGAGATCGTCAAGGCGCAGGCCAGCGTACGGAACATGACCGAGGAGGAGATCATCTCCATGGTCAAGACCCTGTCGCAGGGCATCCAGAACATCGGAGAAGAGGGGCCAAGCGAAGAGGCCCAGGAACCCGCCGTGGATCCCAAGAAGGCCATTAAGGAAAAGTCCATTGTCTGCCTGGAGTGCGGCAAGGCGTTCAAGATTCTCACCAAGAAGCACCTGGGCACTCACGACCTCACTCCGGAGGACTACCGTGCCAAGTGGGGCTATCCCAAGCGCAGCGCCCTGGTTTGCAAGTCCCTGCAGCGTGAGCGCCGCAAGAAGATGAAGGACATGAAACTGTGGGAGAGAAGACGATCCAAAGCGGAAAAGTCAACTTCAGAGTAA
- a CDS encoding ISL3 family transposase: MRDIDFYAQILGIDHPWHVDDVKLQTGAGRVDVWIDHEPGALWSCPECGRELACRDHAEERTWRHLDTCQFKTFLHARIPRVNCPDHGVRQAQVPWAAPHSRFTLLMERMAIDVITACSTIEGARRLLRISWDETWGIMERAVKRGLSRKEQRNIHYLGVDEKAFRKGHKYMTVVCDLMRGTVEHVAEDRRTASLEAYYQSLSSEQLEAVRAVSMDMWQPYFSATMKWIPEASRKIVFDRFHVMQHVGKAVDTVRRQEHKALMAEGESILKGTRYLWLYGESRLPDKHRPRFDDLKQANLKTAKAWAMKESLQDLWGYMSPGWAKRFLEKWCGWATRSRITPMKKVAQTLRAHMDNVVTFCRHRITNAVAEGLNSKIMAIKRRACGYRNKEHFKTAIYFFCGGLDLYPACKTGATH, translated from the coding sequence ATGAGGGACATCGATTTCTATGCTCAGATTCTTGGCATTGACCACCCCTGGCATGTGGATGACGTGAAGCTCCAGACTGGGGCTGGGCGAGTGGATGTGTGGATCGATCATGAGCCTGGCGCTCTTTGGTCTTGCCCAGAGTGCGGGCGAGAGTTGGCTTGCCGGGATCATGCCGAAGAACGGACATGGAGACATCTAGATACCTGCCAGTTCAAGACATTTCTTCATGCACGTATTCCACGAGTTAACTGTCCTGATCACGGCGTACGCCAAGCACAGGTCCCCTGGGCCGCTCCCCATTCTCGTTTCACCCTGCTCATGGAGCGCATGGCCATTGACGTGATTACGGCCTGTTCGACCATCGAAGGTGCACGCAGGCTGTTGCGTATTTCCTGGGACGAGACCTGGGGGATCATGGAACGAGCCGTCAAAAGAGGCTTGAGCCGCAAGGAACAGCGCAATATCCACTACCTCGGGGTGGACGAGAAGGCTTTCCGCAAGGGACACAAGTACATGACCGTCGTCTGCGATCTGATGAGGGGCACAGTTGAGCATGTTGCTGAAGATCGCCGAACGGCGAGCCTCGAGGCGTATTATCAAAGCCTGAGTAGCGAGCAGCTGGAAGCAGTGCGGGCCGTGAGCATGGACATGTGGCAGCCGTATTTTTCGGCCACTATGAAGTGGATCCCTGAGGCAAGCCGGAAAATCGTCTTTGACCGTTTCCACGTCATGCAACACGTGGGGAAAGCGGTGGACACTGTCCGGCGTCAGGAACACAAGGCCCTGATGGCCGAAGGGGAGTCAATCCTCAAGGGCACCAGATACCTGTGGCTTTACGGCGAAAGCCGTCTGCCGGATAAGCACAGACCTCGGTTCGATGACCTCAAGCAGGCCAACCTGAAGACGGCCAAAGCCTGGGCCATGAAGGAAAGCCTGCAGGATCTGTGGGGCTACATGAGCCCTGGCTGGGCAAAGAGGTTCCTGGAGAAATGGTGCGGTTGGGCCACGCGATCCCGGATCACGCCGATGAAGAAGGTGGCCCAGACCTTGAGAGCTCACATGGACAACGTGGTGACCTTTTGCCGGCATCGAATCACCAACGCCGTGGCCGAGGGACTGAACAGCAAGATCATGGCAATCAAACGCCGAGCTTGCGGCTACAGGAACAAAGAGCACTTCAAGACGGCGATCTACTTCTTCTGTGGTGGATTGGACCTCTATCCGGCCTGCAAAACCGGAGCCACCCACTGA
- a CDS encoding CobD/CbiB family cobalamin biosynthesis protein has protein sequence MESTHALLILLAPPLALLLDLLLGDRPGLPHPVRLLGGVLDRQERLSRRLAPGKLFAAGVFWTVVNAAAAWAVVQILTEIPYLGALIGLYFAYAGLALGQLLRESRKVRRLLAGGDLNAARTAVGQLVSRETGDLDEEGVRRTLAESISENLCDGFVAPFLFLCLGGPALLWAYKAISTMDSMWGYRTEKYERLGRFCARADDVLAWVPARLTAALILLAGRVTGRRVEGWKTKVPADAARMESPNAGWPMAAAAWVCGAPMGGSAVYHGQTREKPRLGPDTGVWDESRLRRLHRLCLWCGLGGGLLIWLYFAALAWSVSSF, from the coding sequence ATGGAATCGACACATGCACTTCTCATATTGCTGGCCCCGCCATTGGCGCTTCTTCTCGACCTTTTACTCGGCGACCGCCCAGGTCTCCCGCACCCCGTCCGGCTGCTTGGAGGCGTGCTCGACCGGCAGGAACGCCTGTCCAGACGGCTGGCGCCCGGCAAACTGTTCGCCGCCGGCGTGTTCTGGACCGTGGTCAACGCGGCGGCGGCCTGGGCCGTGGTCCAGATTCTCACGGAAATCCCCTATCTGGGCGCCCTCATAGGGTTGTATTTCGCCTACGCCGGGCTTGCCCTGGGGCAACTCCTGCGGGAGTCGCGCAAGGTTCGCCGCCTGCTGGCCGGAGGCGATCTGAACGCGGCCAGAACCGCCGTCGGCCAATTGGTCAGCCGCGAGACAGGCGACCTGGACGAGGAAGGGGTTCGCCGCACCCTGGCCGAAAGCATCAGCGAAAACCTCTGCGACGGCTTCGTCGCGCCTTTTCTGTTCCTTTGCCTTGGAGGGCCCGCTCTGCTGTGGGCTTACAAGGCCATCTCCACCATGGACTCCATGTGGGGGTACCGCACGGAGAAGTACGAACGGTTGGGACGCTTCTGCGCCAGAGCCGACGACGTGCTGGCCTGGGTGCCAGCCAGGTTGACCGCGGCTCTGATTCTGCTGGCCGGACGCGTCACAGGCAGGCGTGTGGAAGGTTGGAAAACCAAGGTTCCGGCCGACGCCGCGCGCATGGAAAGCCCCAACGCGGGGTGGCCCATGGCCGCCGCGGCATGGGTCTGCGGCGCGCCAATGGGGGGCTCGGCGGTGTATCACGGCCAGACCAGGGAAAAGCCGCGTCTCGGGCCGGACACCGGCGTGTGGGATGAGAGCAGGCTGCGGCGTCTGCACCGCTTGTGCCTCTGGTGCGGACTCGGCGGCGGCCTGCTCATTTGGTTGTATTTCGCCGCGTTGGCTTGGTCGGTATCTTCCTTCTAA